The following are encoded in a window of Algiphilus aromaticivorans DG1253 genomic DNA:
- a CDS encoding CsbD family protein, translated as MNRDQLEGKWDEVTAKIKQEWADLTDDEVRRAEGNIEELKARIQQKYGETREVVAEKINRIMEGVKNDSAQ; from the coding sequence ATGAATCGGGATCAACTCGAAGGCAAGTGGGACGAGGTCACCGCCAAGATCAAGCAGGAATGGGCGGATCTAACCGACGATGAAGTACGCCGCGCCGAAGGCAACATCGAAGAGCTGAAGGCGCGGATCCAGCAGAAGTACGGCGAGACACGCGAAGTCGTCGCCGAGAAGATCAATCGCATCATGGAGGGTGTGAAAAATGACAGTGCTCAATAA
- a CDS encoding Crp/Fnr family transcriptional regulator produces the protein MAQSCIIKHFRDFAELTRREIELLRTLERDQRSYAAGETLRASGDPAAVFFTLTDGWACASRCLADGERQVMDVFLPGQVMGLREIGYDHALSDFVAITDIQACPFPKARLTEVFDSAPRLADLFMLTLARDQSILLERVVNLGRRSAEERVAHFLVEMKTRVAPDAPSFQLRMKQGVIGDALGLSAVHVSRTLRALSDRGLISKTGKTVRIDDLQALIEFSDFNPTYLQRNVRWARQSAAEGAEALAVNR, from the coding sequence AAATCGAGCTGTTGCGGACGCTGGAGCGGGATCAGCGGTCCTACGCGGCCGGAGAGACGTTGCGTGCCAGCGGGGACCCGGCGGCGGTGTTCTTCACGCTGACCGATGGCTGGGCCTGCGCGAGCCGCTGTCTGGCTGATGGGGAGCGGCAGGTGATGGATGTGTTTCTGCCGGGGCAGGTGATGGGACTGCGCGAAATCGGCTACGACCACGCGCTATCGGATTTCGTGGCGATCACGGATATCCAGGCCTGCCCGTTCCCGAAGGCGCGATTGACGGAGGTCTTCGACAGCGCGCCGCGACTGGCGGATCTCTTCATGCTGACGCTGGCGCGCGATCAGTCGATCCTGCTGGAGCGGGTCGTGAACCTTGGCCGGCGCTCGGCGGAGGAGCGGGTCGCGCACTTCCTGGTGGAGATGAAGACCCGCGTGGCACCCGATGCGCCGAGCTTCCAGCTGCGCATGAAGCAGGGTGTCATCGGCGATGCGCTCGGGCTTTCCGCTGTGCATGTGAGCCGCACACTGCGGGCGCTCAGCGATCGGGGGTTGATATCGAAGACCGGAAAGACGGTCCGTATCGACGACCTGCAGGCGCTGATCGAATTCTCGGACTTCAACCCGACTTATCTGCAGCGCAACGTCCGCTGGGCCCGCCAGAGCGCGGCCGAGGGCGCGGAAGCGCTGGCCGTGAACCGATGA
- a CDS encoding TVP38/TMEM64 family protein: MTALPDRKWLGLAALTVLLLGLTGLWQWTPLGEWANSEKLSGELEALARSPWAPVTLGLVYLAAAPVMFPVMALNLALILAMGPFWGIGYALYGSLLAGLAAFWAGHSLGQRALARLRSDTVDKALRVVRVGGLPGLILLRIVPLAPYPVVNVVLGAGGIGTGVFVTGTLIGVLPSLILMGVVGFQLRQVLQDPNAGGITVLVGLALGCVALAAWLHRRLSARLADS, from the coding sequence TTGACGGCGCTGCCTGACAGGAAATGGCTCGGCCTTGCCGCGCTGACGGTGCTGTTGCTTGGTCTGACCGGCCTGTGGCAATGGACGCCTCTGGGCGAATGGGCGAATTCGGAGAAGCTGTCCGGCGAGCTGGAAGCGCTGGCGCGCAGCCCCTGGGCGCCGGTGACGCTCGGCCTCGTGTATCTGGCCGCCGCGCCGGTGATGTTTCCGGTCATGGCGCTCAATCTGGCGCTGATCCTGGCCATGGGGCCATTCTGGGGTATTGGCTACGCACTCTATGGAAGCCTGCTCGCCGGGCTGGCGGCCTTCTGGGCTGGGCACAGCCTCGGGCAGCGCGCGTTGGCTCGGCTGCGCAGCGATACGGTGGACAAGGCGCTGCGCGTGGTGCGCGTAGGCGGCCTGCCGGGCCTGATCCTGCTACGCATCGTGCCGCTGGCGCCCTACCCTGTGGTGAATGTCGTCCTCGGTGCCGGCGGCATTGGCACCGGGGTTTTCGTCACGGGTACGCTGATCGGCGTGCTGCCGAGCCTGATCCTGATGGGCGTTGTCGGCTTCCAGCTGCGCCAGGTGCTGCAGGATCCGAACGCGGGCGGCATAACCGTGCTCGTCGGTCTGGCGCTGGGCTGCGTGGCGCTGGCGGCGTGGTTGCACCGGCGCCTGTCCGCTCGGCTCGCCGACAGTTGA
- a CDS encoding endonuclease/exonuclease/phosphatase family protein, with the protein MVAGSCSGREACIRLLTLNMHKGFSAWRRRFVLHELREAIRLSGADVVLLQEVLGAHRELSTRWERWPDQGQYEFLADTVWSAYAYGKNAVYPEGHHGNAVLSKFPITHFRNHDVSVADEEKRGLLHCVLDVPGWARPLHVICVHLGLSEAQRREQLQRLCAMVGDEIPAKDPLAVAGDFNDWRQRAHAVLADGAGLREVFVAALGRAPRTFPVWLPLLRLDRIYARNLKVARPQVLHGRPWSRLSDHAPLTLELAAVS; encoded by the coding sequence ATGGTCGCCGGCTCATGCTCCGGCAGGGAGGCGTGTATCCGTTTGCTGACACTGAACATGCACAAGGGCTTCTCGGCATGGCGCCGTCGCTTCGTGCTGCACGAGCTGCGCGAGGCCATTCGCCTTTCCGGAGCGGATGTTGTGCTGCTGCAAGAGGTGCTGGGCGCGCACCGCGAACTCTCCACGCGCTGGGAGCGCTGGCCGGACCAGGGCCAGTACGAGTTTCTTGCCGACACCGTGTGGTCCGCCTATGCCTATGGCAAGAATGCGGTCTACCCGGAGGGGCATCACGGTAACGCCGTGCTGAGCAAGTTTCCCATCACGCATTTCCGCAACCACGACGTCTCTGTGGCGGACGAGGAAAAGCGCGGCCTGCTGCACTGTGTGCTGGATGTGCCGGGCTGGGCGCGACCGCTGCATGTCATCTGCGTGCATCTGGGCCTTTCCGAGGCGCAGCGGCGCGAACAGCTGCAGCGGCTGTGCGCGATGGTCGGTGACGAGATTCCTGCGAAGGACCCGCTGGCGGTGGCCGGCGACTTCAATGACTGGCGCCAGCGCGCGCACGCCGTACTGGCGGATGGCGCCGGCCTGCGCGAGGTCTTCGTGGCGGCCCTCGGCCGGGCGCCGCGCACCTTTCCGGTGTGGCTGCCGCTGCTGCGGCTCGACCGCATCTACGCACGCAATCTGAAGGTCGCGCGGCCACAGGTTCTCCACGGGCGGCCGTGGAGCCGGCTGTCCGATCACGCGCCGCTGACGCTGGAACTGGCGGCCGTTTCATGA